A window of Leucoraja erinacea ecotype New England unplaced genomic scaffold, Leri_hhj_1 Leri_327S, whole genome shotgun sequence contains these coding sequences:
- the LOC129693524 gene encoding zinc finger and BTB domain-containing protein 43-like gives MEPGMFQVEFPNFGNNLLRKLNQQRVEGKLCDITIHLQGQMFRAHRAVLAASSPYFHDQVLLKNASRIVLPGVMSPKAFENVLASSYTGKLTILSPEIVSYLTVASFLQMWHVVDKCTELLQESQSAPAPSYQASSQNQSPSSSNYLSPWHGAETGASAPAKFERPEEDDIKMEGHQEEDEEEEDEEEEEEEEEEGQKVAGPTSPGRETEQDNVISNSVEREKFVGEGGASVDNSGDCPYTVPAYSQPSMVPHKRWVLVKGGKQEDGRSPGSEEEEEGHFVPVPSKRKLEGAKREPPSHFPEHSLAEDYDEFNEDPGYDEPVDYYGSSDDFHFDRAGAGSPNGGLLQGNGLPGEIQENGAYGVLGEAGPSSCHPPAGTDFPGGVYKLYPCQCGKSFAHKSQRDRHMSMHLNVRPFGCPICNKKFKMKHHLMGHMKIHTGHKPYECHYCGKKFMWRDSFTRHRNACAKLYHAATAAPLPDLDVPSALELSGPADL, from the coding sequence ATGGAGCCggggatgtttcaggtggagTTCCCAAACTTCGGCAACAACCTACTGCGGAAGCTGAACCAGCAGCGCGTGGAGGGCAAGCTGTGCGACATCACCATCCACCTCCAGGGCCAGATGTTCAGGGCCCACCGTGCGGTGCTGGCAGCATCCTCGCCCTACTTCCACGACCAGGTGCTCCTGAAGAACGCCAGCCGCATTGTCCTGCCCGGCGTGATGAGCCCCAAGGCCTTTGAGAATGTCCTGGCCTCCTCGTACACCGGCAAGCTGACGATCCTGTCGCCAGAGATCGTCAGCTACCTGACGGTGGCCAGCTTCCTGCAGATGTGGCACGTGGTGGACAAGTGCACGGAGCTGCTGCAGGAGAGCCAGTCGGCCCCCGCCCCCAGCTACCAGGCCAGCAGCCAGAACCAGTCGCCCAGCAGCAGCAACTACCTCAGCCCCTGGCACGGCGCCGAGACCGGGGCCAGCGCGCCCGCCAAGTTCGAGAGGCCCGAGGAGGACGACATCAAGATGGAGGGCCACCAGGAGGAGGACGAGGAGGAAGaggacgaggaggaggaggaggaggaagaggaggagggccaGAAGGTTGCGGGGCCGACCTCCCCGGGCCGGGAGACCGAGCAGGACAACGTGATCAGCAATtcagtggagagggagaagtTTGTGGGGGAGGGCGGAGCGTCGGTGGACAACAGTGGCGACTGTCCCTACACAGTGCCCGCGTACAGCCAGCCGAGCATGGTGCCGCACAAGCGCTGGGTCCTGGTGAAGGGCGGCAAGCAGGAAGACGGCCGGTCTCCGGGCagcgaggaggaagaggagggccaCTTTGTGCCCGTCCCCAGCAAGCGGAAACTGGAGGGGGCAAAGCGGGAGCCCCCCTCCCATTTCCCGGAGCACTCGCTGGCCGAAGACTACGACGAGTTCAACGAGGACCCGGGCTACGACGAGCCCGTCGACTACTACGGTTCCTCCGACGACTTCCACTTCGACCGGGCCGGGGCCGGGAGCCCCAACGGGGGTCTCCTGCAGGGCAACGGGCTGCCGGGCGAGATCCAGGAGAACGGGGCGTACGGCGTGCTGGGCGAGGCGGGCCCCAGCTCGTGCCACCCGCCGGCCGGCACGGACTTCCCCGGCGGCGTCTACAAGCTCTACCCCTgccagtgcggcaagagctttgcccacAAGAGCCAGCGGGACCGGCACATGAGCATGCACCTCAACGTGCGCCCTTTCGGCTGCCCCATCTGCAACAAGAAGTTCAAGATGAAGCACCACCTGATGGGCCACATGAAGATCCACACCGGCCACAAGCCCTACGAGTGCCACTACTGCGGCAAGAAGTTCATGTGGAGGGACAGCTTCACCCGCCACCGCAACGCCTGCGCCAAGCTCTACCACGCCGCCACCGCTGCCCCTCTGCCCGACCTCGACGTGCCCTCCGCCCTCGAACTCAGCGGCCCCGCCGACCTCTGA